GAGAAGGATAAAAAAGTTGGTGACTTAGTACTTTATGTTTCTCTTTTACTAACTTCTTGCCGTGATTGTGGAACTTGTTGGCCATTTCTCATGTCGTTACCAATTATGCTAGGGTGAGGAGATTCTTGAAGGGTTGCTGCAGCATGGCAGACTCACTCTCACGCAAATTCTGGATAGAGCACGGGCCCGTTCAAGTGTAGGCAAGTTATAAGTGGTTTTTAATTTGTTATGGTTGATTTTTATATGAAATATTAGAAATTGATGTGAggttcttttgttttttataatttgttttatttttattatgcaTGTCGATAACTGCAAAAGGATAGGACCTTGGAAATAAAGAATGGATTTCTGTCCAGGCTCAAAAATCAGATTCCTTCTTAAGGCTCTCTTTTAACAACAAAATGACCTCATTATTGGCCTTACCTTGATCTGGTAGATTGGGACAACATTAAAGAGACGACTCTGATCTCTTTCACCCATGCTCCGAAAATCACACTGTTCTTAGGTTCATCACAAAATGAACTTCCTTCTAACTGTATTGGGAAGTCCCACAAGAAGTTCATCTTTCCCTTCCAAGTTAATCTACTTTTATGTATTGCCAAGTAAGATGATGTGCTTCTGGGACAAAGAAAATCTTTCCAAAACATTTAGTACTGAGTTTTCTCCCCCCTTTTGCAATGAACTGGCCTAATGTGGAGGGTAGTGTATGTATTGCATTATTAATCTGTTAGGAGtagcttgaagaagaaggaagagtGTTACTTGGAGGAGAGACAGAGAAAAGAGAATCAGATCTTCTATGAATAGAGCAGAGAGATGAGGATGAAATCTATGGAGAGGTTCCTTTAGttttattttgtatttgggGAACCAGCCTCTTGAACTCTTGAAGCTTATCATTCCATTGTTACTGTTTTCCAGAATCATCaatcaaaatcgccttcttcTTCTATCAATTTATGTTCTAAATATGCTGAAGTAGGACCCCCCGTCAATAAGAAGGAAGTTCAGTTGTCAATTGTTAGACCACAGGCCTTCATTGTGAAAGGGGATTGTTGAAGAGTCTTTATGCCCGCTATAGCAAGAGTACCCGGGAAAGTCTGTGGAAAAGACTTCCTGAGTCTGATATTACTATTATAGTAATATCAGGTGCTGTTGTTGCCAACGCTTAGCCCTCCAAACTGTACCAAAAGGAAGTTGCTGATGGAATCTGGTCTGTGAAATTTAGTGCATGTTAGTTTTGCATAATTAGGAAATATTTATTTGATCTGTCTTCTacattgtttatatttttaccctagtcttcaaatttcaacaagTGACCTGGTAAACTACATGCTGCCAATCATTAAAGAATTTGGCTTGAGTATGGAGTAGTATCAAAATTAGAAAATTAGGCAATGTTTTCATGTTTTGTTATGAATTCAAACAAGCTTCCAAGCAAACAAGATGCTGTTCTTGACTAAGACATTTTTTTTAGTTCTGCTGGTTGTACACCTGTGCTTTGTAATGCCATAACATTGGCAACATAATCCCTGAGTGGTAAAAGAACATCCAAAAATCGTGATCGCACTCTAAGCAAATCTAATATTGATGTTAGTATCCGGAATTAATATGACGATATCAAGTTTGTTGGCTATATTTTTGTCTTTGCCATTCATAATTTCTGTGATGATTGTAGGCCACCTAACAAAGACTCGTTTTCATTGTTTATCTGAAATAGATGGCAGCATCTTGTGTTCATGGGGTCCTTTTAACTTGCTCTCGTTATCTGGTTTTATTTCCTTCTGAAGCTGCGAAGTTATAATTTGTGATAAAATCTGGATGCAGAGGACACATATTTTTTTTCCCCGATTCTGATTGGGCACCTTATAAGATCTTGTTGAGAGGAATCCAAGGATATATTTGGCTATGAGTTGATAAATTAACACATGTATGTAAGAGTCATGTTATATTGCCTATTTAACTTTTTTAGAGCTTGCCACTGACTAGACACCTTTAGCTTCTTAGATTTAGTTTGTGATAACCTTGTGGACGATTATTTCTCTATGCATCTATGACCACTGAGTCACTGACCACAGGTCCACTGAGTTGAATTCTAGTACTTGGGTATATTATTGTAATTGTAAGTTAGTGATTGGGATATCAtttcttctgttttttttttccggccAGGAAATCAAGATGCTCACCGAGAAAGCTTCAGAAAACTTGTTCGCGGCCGTTTTGTTGAACGGTGCCCTGCTCCAGAGCCATTAATATCTTTACCAACTGAGGGAGAAGGTCCTGCTAAGAAAGGAGGGGGGAGAAATAAGGTAGCATCCTCAGGGAGCATTTTTGCTGCAGTTGTTTTCTCCTTTTCATTCTCTTATGCTGTTTttggttattttatttttagttatgTTCCTTTCAATTCAAAAGTGCCATGGCTCTGTCATACTTTATATAAATTCCGAGTATGGAAGTTTATTATGATTAAACAAGTAGGATAGTGTCGTTCAGTTCATATTACAATAATAAATTAGCAActtatagttgcttgaagattattgtttaatgttaaaaaattatttatacCATATTGATTTGGCACGTTTTCCAATGCATATCTTTGATTATCTAAAAGCAAAAATCATAAAAAgctgatattatgaaaatatattgaGACAAATTAGCAAGATCCACATGGCTATGTAGAACCAAAGGTGGTCAAAGGTGagatgtgaatagtgcaaaagttGATTTGGTACACTAagaaaacagaggaagtactgAAGAGCATGTAAGGTTTAGACAACTATTGTTATTCTTTGAATGCTCTATTGCTGAATCTTGTAGAAGTTTGGAATATATCTCAAATCTGTATAGGAACTAAAAAGTTCTATCTAATCCTCTGGGGGATTGGACTCCGCCACAGGCTTTGGTTCTTTCTCTCACATAATTTCTCCCGTTTTTTACTTAAGTCTTTATTTTCGCTTTACTTTACAAGTATAAGAAACATAATTGGTTCTAAGATCCTCTTTTATGCAGTCCCATAAATGTGGCAACTTTTTCTTATATTAGCTATTCATTGAGAACGTTTTCATGCTTTGGCACTAAATTGCATAGCTACCTAATGTGTTTCCTCCCTAATAAGATGACGATTTCCTATGCAGGGGATATGTTATAGAATCTTCTTATGATAGTGCAGATTGTATGAATTTGATTATTTCTTCTGCTTTTTTTGCAGGATTTTTTTGAATAGTGACCTTGATTGACTTTATCGTCTTCATTTCAGATTGCTAGGAAAGAAGTGACCCTGGAAGAACGCGCTTTGGCTGCTGCAATTCCCATGGACGCAGAGAGATTTTCCATCTCATATGACCAAGGAGTTGATTCTGATGAAGAAAAAAGCGAGAGTAAAAGTTCAGGCCTGAAAGTTGGAGAGAAGGTTGATTTAGTAATTTCTGCTTAGTCGAGTACTGTTTACATAGTCTGATACATAATTAATTTCTTGTGCAGAGGAAACAACATAATCTGGAGTGGGACAATGAACTTGATATTAATGGGGGTAAGAAAGAACCAGTATGGCGAGTGAATTTTGATGAGTTTATTAAGCGTCTAAGGATAAAGGTGCTTACCCTCTTTTTCCGTTCTCGTGCTTTTTAATGTGTATTGCCTCGTTTTTATTAGAAATCTACTGATCTTGATAAGTTAAAGGTAAAGTTGCATAGAGTTATACTATGGTGGTGATGGTGTTGCTGTCTTGGGTAGATCTATGAATTTGCGGGTGGCAATGGTAGTAATTGATATCTTTTGCGTGTATGCTTCTTGAAATTCTCTTTTCCTTGTTTGCTTTACTCAAGGCCTGCGTTGAGTATGCCAGATCAGAGTATGACAACGTTGCAGCAGTGATTTTGAATTCTATGTTGGAAGGGACTCAAAGAACAACTAGCACAGGTAATCATGCTGTCGATATTTATCTACGCCTTTGCTGAGAAAATTTGCTGGTTTTCTCTAGTATTGTTTGTCCCTTCTTCTTAATGAACTGATGCCTGAAAGCAAGTTGACCTGTGATATGAAGACGAATTACtacttgatttttgtttttccaGAAATCAGGAGAACCAAAAATAGTTTGATCTGCTTGCTCAGTCATGGACTTTGATTATTAACTATGTGATGTGGACCTTTTTCTGGTTTCCCTGTATTATTTAAAATGCAAAACTCTGCTGTTGTATCTTTCTTGCATAATTTTGGCTAATCTGTGCTAGAAGCCTAGAACTTGGTCCAATAGGCTGCTAATGCTATATCCATGATGCTTATTAACCTATATTCTTAGTTGATGCTATGGCATGTTTCTTTTCATATGAATGAATATTACTTTCTACTTTCTTAAGTTGCTTGTTGACTTCTAGTCTTCTAAAACAACCTTTGCTAGTTTTGATGGATTAGGGGTACTATTGCATACATCTTAACCTCTCAAGAGTTTTCCTAGATCAACATCTGTGATCCTAGTTCTTACTTGTGATATGTGATAGAAATTAATTGTTCCTTTCTCTTGGGTATTTGGATCTTTCTCCTCTACTTGCAACTTAAATTATGTTAATGTCTTACTTGCTTGTCTGGATTTCTCTGGTAGACATGTATGTGTGTCATGGTTGGTCCAGATAGGATTTTATCAGTTTGTGTGAAATTCACGTCTaaacaataatattaaaaaaaaaagactttcATTTGAATATTTCTAATTTTAGGTTCTTGTTTTCTTACACAGAAAACTATAGGGGTTTCTAGGTTTGGGTCGTCTCACAGTAGTTTTTTCTCAATGTTTTGTCCTTCTGATTGTAATATAATCACTTTGAGTGAAATATCCTGATGATTTTCCCTTGACTTATTTTTGGTTGGTTTTTTGAAGAGGCCAAATCTCCCTTCTGACACGTCTATAGGGGTAATTGATGCTTGTTTTCGGCATAATATTTTACTTTTAAGTTCTTGTTTTTCTTCCGTAGACAGCAATAGTGGTTTCTAGGTTTGGGTTTCTGACATAACTCCATAGTTTTTTTCTCCACTGCTTTGTCCATGTGATACTATTTTCTGTCGGGTTTTTTAAGAGGTGAAACCTCCATCTCTTGTTTATTTTATGATGCTTTCTTTTTTAGGTGTCGTGACTCCTTTTTTCTGTAGTTTCTCTTCTGGCTTTTCGCTATGGTTTATTGTTGCGCTTTTCTTGGCAGTGTCGTTGTCTCTGGATTCAATTTTCGAACAGGTTATTAAGAGAGAAGAAGGTCTCACTATGAACTTGGAGCATCTAAGATGCTCTCTTGAACAACTGGATTTTTGTTCTGAAGCAGATGATGTGTACACCATTAGTAAGAATTCTTCTGTGACTAGCAATACTTGCACTAAATGCCTGGATGCTTGAAGGCATTTTGTCCATTAATTTCAGGCTTTTGtattaaaatgattttttttgcaGATCTGCATGAAATCATAAAGAAAGCTCAATTCGAAGAGGTCAGTTGGCTTGCCTATCTACAGATGTGTTTCTTTAGGAGTTTGATTTGAAATACGACTCTATTTATACAGTTATAAATTTCTGAACAGGTGGAGTCTATTGTGAAAAAGCGGTATGGGATAGAGGCTTTTAGGATGTTCAGGTCATTATCAAACGGTCGTCCACTGGATACTGATAAGGTAATTAATGGTTACAGTGTGGTTTTGCAAAGGCTGCTTCCTGTTTCTGAATAACTTGATACCTATTTTCATCAACAAAATTATGTTTACTACCTGTGATTCATGCTCGAGATGGAAATGTAAAGCATTGCTACTCCTGACTAAACATCACCCTGGGTTGGAAAATAGGCTGTCTGAGatattgaattaaaattttgaatagcAAGTCATAAGTTAGCTGAAGAAGGTGGTTTTTGTATAATTTTCTTCATTTATCAAGACAGATAATTAAGACGGAGCTGCATTTTTCTTTGTTCTTTAGAAATGTAACTAACTGTCACCATTTTGCATTCTAGGAAAATGGATTAAATTAATATCTTACTCAGCCAGAATGTACTACTTATTACATGAAGTAGAACTATAGAGGCAAACCTAAATGAAGCCTTCAACGTAAATTGGGTTGGGTTAGATGAATTTTGCTGCAATACCAGGCAATGCAATCAGATGAAGTTTGATGCATACTAGCTGATGCAATCAAACCTTGAGGCATTTCTTGTGCATATTGCTGATTGTAAAAGAAAGAAATGCTACGTTTTGTtttatatcaaatttttatatactctctcttttttttacaTCGACTACCTTACTTTCAGTTTTGGTCCTTCATCATTTCTCTATATTCGTAGAATTCCACTAAATCAATACTGCTGATCttctttcactctttctttAAATGCATGTAATAGGTTAACTAGGATGCTAGGGAAGTTAAAGTGAAACACGCTTATGTCCTGCTTAAGGTTTGATGGTTATCTCCAAGTGGAAAGTAATACTACTAAAAGATTATTTGATATGCTTATTGGAATTGTTGGGCATAACTGGTTATTGTTTTTGCGACTATCTCTTATATGGTTAGACTAGACTTGACTTCTTCGGCAAACACAATATGAGAATGTAGCCTTGCATATCAAACAGTCTGTGTCCAgattttttaatcattttatgcCAAGTGTTAGATCTGGTTTAGTTGTTTGGGAGACGAAGACTGAAGTGGCTTTTGGAATTGATggtttctaggattcatgtataATTTATGTTAAGGATTTGCCTTTCAGTGATATAGTTGATAGAAATGactagaaatcttttgactcctAGAAATTAATCTTTTGAAGTCTGGCCCCTTGTCCTCTTGATGCATTTTCTTAGTTCTTATGCACTTGTGCAGATTTCGGAACGTACCTTCGTTGACAAAAAAAGTACACCACAGATTCTGTATAAGCTTTGGAAGGATAATTACATACAAATGGAGGTATCCTCATTTTCACTGGATAATCTTCTTGGTTGTCTGTTATTAATCAGTTTATGTATCTGATTTTCAGTTACTCTTTCATATGGTTTCTGTGAACCTTTTTCGTCAAACAGTTCTTGCCTTACTTATTTGCATGCAATTGCAAAAATCTTCAATGTCTTTTCTAGAACCCCTTCCATTTAATGATTGTTAGTTTGGATTAAGAAATGTCTCCTTTTTGCTTTCCATGAAAATTCACCTTGACATTAATTTTGTTAGCAAATCACCGATGTGTTGCTTCTTTAAGGAATGTGTCTCAGGTTCTTTTCTTGCAAcctgtttgattttggat
This genomic stretch from Spinacia oleracea cultivar Varoflay chromosome 3, BTI_SOV_V1, whole genome shotgun sequence harbors:
- the LOC110784173 gene encoding uncharacterized protein, with protein sequence MAALTPYGIKLAVHIITTDFGNLVAKICECILRRGTQSRALISRFTELPQDKVKKCLWVLIQHNCVQAFGLEQEGGARDTTVVVTQYMALFDNIIQRLRFPKFMVTVSMEKDKKGEEILEGLLQHGRLTLTQILDRARARSSVGNQDAHRESFRKLVRGRFVERCPAPEPLISLPTEGEGPAKKGGGRNKIARKEVTLEERALAAAIPMDAERFSISYDQGVDSDEEKSESKSSGLKVGEKRKQHNLEWDNELDINGGKKEPVWRVNFDEFIKRLRIKACVEYARSEYDNVAAVILNSMLEGTQRTTSTVSLSLDSIFEQVIKREEGLTMNLEHLRCSLEQLDFCSEADDVYTINLHEIIKKAQFEEVESIVKKRYGIEAFRMFRSLSNGRPLDTDKISERTFVDKKSTPQILYKLWKDNYIQMEKISTGGPRQTDFFLWRVKKDNLWHQILDELYHAALNLSLRYAHEVDQEREIQNLSMENPPPEVKKRRERLRNVRFLLDSSLMKLDDAVMLFHDFLV